One Torulaspora globosa chromosome 5, complete sequence DNA window includes the following coding sequences:
- the SLT2 gene encoding mitogen-activated serine/threonine-protein kinase SLT2 (ancestral locus Anc_5.274): MSDKIERHTFKVFNQDFTVDKRFQLIKEIGHGAYGVVCSARFTEAAEETTVAIKKVTNVFSKTLLCKRSLRELKLLRHFRGHKNITCLYDMDIVFYPDGQFAGLYLYEELMECDMHQIIKSEQPLTDAHYQSFIYQILCGLKYIHSADVLHRDLKPGNLLVNADCQLKICDFGLARGYSENPEENNQFLTEYVATRWYRAPEIMLSYQGYTRAIDVWSTGCILAEFLGGKPIFKGKDYVNQLNRILQVLGTPPDETLRRIGSKNVQDYIHQLGFIPKVPFADIFPQANSQALDLLERMLAFDPLRRITVEEALEHPYLSIWHDPADEPVCSEKFEFSFESINEMEELKQMVMQEVQDFRHYVRQPLLEEQERQQQRQDKRGQQAQQQSSPVRSEIVSDGDFTSHMVEAAGQYSQIQDSFVGIDSRDLPDHGTDFPPRPQENLLASPIALKSNRDGTTPSASQSGYGEFLDLEKELEFGLDRKF, encoded by the coding sequence ATGTCTGATAAGATTGAGAGACATACATTTAAGGTATTCAACCAGGACTTTACGGTAGACAAAAGGttccaattgatcaagGAGATTGGTCATGGAGCATATGGAGTTGTTTGCTCGGCACGATTCACTGAGGCTGCCGAAGAAACCACCGTGgcgatcaagaaagtgaCCAATGTGTTTTCAAAGACTCTTCTTTGTAAGAgatctcttcgagaatTGAAGCTACTGAGACATTTCAGGGGTCATAAGAACATCACATGCTTGTACGACATGGACATCGTATTCTATCCTGATGGGCAGTTTGCCGGTCTATATCTATACGAAGAGCTAATGGAATGTGACATGCATCAAATTATAAAATCGGAACAGCCGTTGACGGATGCCCACTATCAAAGCTTCATCTACCAGATTCTTTGTGGGTTAAAGTACATACATTCCGCAGACGTGTTGCATCGAGACTTGAAACCGGGAAATCTGCTTGTTAATGCTGATTGTCAGCTGAAAATTTGCGATTTCGGCTTAGCCAGAGGGTACTCGGAGAATCCCGAGGAGAACAACCAGTTTCTCACTGAGTATGTGGCGACAAGGTGGTACAGAGCGCCAGAAATTATGTTAAGCTACCAGGGATATACGAGGGCCATTGACGTGTGGTCTACAGGGTGCATCCTGGCAGAGTTTCTTGGCGGTAAGCCCATTTTCAAAGGCAAGGATTACGTAAATCAGCTAAACCGAATACTTCAAGTGCTTGGGACCCCACCAGATGAAACCCTTAGAAGAATTGGATCAAAAAACGTGCAGGACTACATACACCAATTGGGTTTCATTCCCAAGGTACCCTTTGCGGACATCTTCCCCCAGGCGAATTCCCAGGCACTGGACCTGCTAGAAAGAATGCTTGCGTTTGATCCCTTGAGGAGAATAACAGTGGAAGAAGCGCTGGAACATCCGTATCTATCAATATGGCACGATCCGGCAGACGAACCTGTTTgcagtgaaaaattcgaaTTCAGCTTTGAGAGCATCAACGAAATGGAGGAACTGAAGCAAATGGTAATGCAGGAGGTTCAGGATTTCAGACACTATGTAAGGCAACCTCTCTTGGAAGAACAGGAGAGACAACAGCAAAGACAAGATAAACGTGGACAGCAGGCTCAACAGCAAAGCTCCCCAGTTCGCAGCGAGATCGTGAGCGATGGGGATTTTACCAGCCATATGGTGGAAGCGGCCGGGCAGTATTCACAAATTCAGGACTCCTTCGTCGGTATCGACTCGCGCGATCTACCAGATCATGGTACAGATTTCCCACCAAGGCCTCAAGAAAATCTGTTAGCTTCACCTATTGCATTGAAGTCCAATCGCGATGGCACCACCCCTTCGGCCTCGCAAAGTGGATATGGCGAATTTCTAGATCTAGAGAAAGAATTGGAGTTCGGTTTAGACCGGAAATTCTAA